A genomic region of Trifolium pratense cultivar HEN17-A07 linkage group LG3, ARS_RC_1.1, whole genome shotgun sequence contains the following coding sequences:
- the LOC123917565 gene encoding mitotic-spindle organizing protein 1B-like — protein sequence MDPEAAKSAREALDLAFHMSNILDTGLDRHTVSILIALCDLGVNPEALAAIVKELRKERLPVSSLHPTPP from the coding sequence ATGGATCCAGAAGCCGCAAAAAGTGCACGAGAAGCTCTGGACCTGGCATTTCACATGTCCAACATACTCGACACGGGCTTAGACCGTCACACAGTTTCTATTCTCATTGCTCTCTGCGATCTAGGGGTAAACCCCGAAGCTCTTGCTGCTATTGTCAAGGAACTTAGAAAGGAGAGGCTCCCTGTTTCATCATTGCATCCTACACCTCCTTGA
- the LOC123917567 gene encoding berberine bridge enzyme-like 22 codes for MDYLAGFLILSLSISCAASTLVENSFMKCMSNRVSDYSKSTEKTVFIKSSSLLYPKMLASLEQNPRWLNSSSKPLLIVAPSHESEIQAAILCSKEIGVHIRVRSGGHDYEGLSYKSYLCKTPFIMIDLINIRSIDINLSDETAWVQAGATLGELYYKISKASKVHGFPAGVCPSVGVGGHFSGGGFGAMVRKHGIAADQIVDAYLIDVNGKILDKKSMGEEVFWAIRGGSATSFGVILAWKVRLVRVPHIVTVFNVQRTLEQGVTKFIHRWQYIADKLHEDLFIRVVAQNTGANSKTIQGLFNSLFLGQKDNLISIMNESFPELGLQAKDCIEMSWIQSVLYLAGYNKDDPIELLLNRTTSYKSPFKAKSDFVQEPIPETGLEGVWKMLLNEDTLAMLIMDPFGGKMNEISETEIPFPHRKGNLYNIQYLVKWDDNKSEESNKHIKWMRMLYQYMTPYVSKSPRAAYYNYRDLDLGSSKNSNTSYSEASVWGNNYFKRNFRRLTHIKTNFDPQNFFRNEQSIPVLNSLP; via the exons ATGGATTATCTTGCAGGGTTTCTGATTCTATCTCTTTCAATCTCTTGTGCAGCTTCTACTTTAGTTGAGAACAGTTTCATGAAGTGCATGTCAAACAGAGTTAGTGATTATTCTAAATCCACTGAAAAAACAGTGTTTATCAAATCATCCTCCTTATTGTATCCAAAAATGTTGGCATCATTGGAACAAAATCCTAGATGGCTGAATTCATCAAGCAAGCCTCTTCTCATTGTTGCACCTTCCCATGAATCAGAAATTCAAGCAGCCATACTATGCAGCAAAGAGATTGGTGTGCATATTAGAGTCAGAAGTGGTGGACATGATTATGAAGGGCTATCTTACAAATCTTACCTTTGTAAGACACCCTTTATCATGATTGATCTCATCAACATCCGTTCGATCGATATTAATCTTTCTGATGAAACAGCTTGGGTTCAGGCTGGTGCAACATTAGGAGAACTTTACTACAAAATTTCCAAAGCAAGTAAAGTTCATGGATTCCCTGCAG GAGTATGTCCAAGCGTTGGCGTAGGTGGTCATTTCAGTGGAGGTGGATTTGGTGCCATGGTTAGGAAACATGGTATAGCAGCAGACCAAATTGTTGATGCTTACCTAATAGATGTAAATGGGAAAATTCTTGATAAAAAATCAATGGGAGAAGAAGTTTTTTGGGCTATTAGAGGAGGTAGTGCCACTAGTTTTGGAGTCATTCTTGCATGGAAGGTAAGGTTGGTTAGAGTTCCACATATTGTTACTGTGTTCAATGTTCAAAGAACATTGGAACAAGGAGTAACCAAGTTCATTCATAGGTGGCAATACATAGCAGATAAGTTGCATGAAGATCTTTTCATTAGAGTAGTTGCTCAAAATACTGGTGCAAATTCAAAAACAATTCAAGGCCTATTTAACTCTCTCTTTCTTGGACAAAAAGATAACTTAATCTCTATAATGAATGAGAGTTTTCCTGAATTAGGATTGCAGGCCAAAGACTGCATTGAAATGAGTTGGATTCAATCAGTTTTGTATTTAGCAGGATACAACAAAGATGACCCTATAGAACTCTTGCTGAATAGAACTACAAGTTACAAAAGTCCATTCAAAGCCAAATCTGATTTTGTACAAGAGCCAATACCAGAAACAGGTTTAGAAGGTGTTTGGAAAATGCTTCTAAATGAAGATACATTAGCAATGCTGATAATGGATCCTTTTGGTggaaaaatgaatgaaatttcAGAAACTGAAATCCCTTTTCCACACAGAAAAGGAAATTTGTACAACATACAATATTTGGTCAAGTGGGATGACAATAAAAGTGAAGAATCCAACAAGCATATAAAGTGGATGAGAATGCTTTATCAATACATGACTCCTTATGTTTCAAAATCACCAAGAGCTGCATATTACAACTATAGGGATCTTGATTTAGGTAGTAGCAAGAATAGTAATACAAGCTACTCAGAAGCAAGTGTTTGGGGCAACAACTACTTTAAGAGAAACTTTAGGCGCTTGACACACATTAAGACAAACTTTGATCCCCAAAACTTTTTCAGGAATGAGCAGAGCATTCCTGTTCTAAATTCCCTTCCTTGA
- the LOC123917568 gene encoding WPP domain-interacting protein 2-like, with protein sequence MDLGTESVEENEVNHGDANENGTNGEGSVSGEKLGFEFDGNFGVKPDQEGIFGELGSEEAVNSKGAPRKGVGLKKWKRIKRNVVRDHNSSADDSSKVLKRGLSGSGNANLSENMRGVKEKNDGSSNAFGNVVFSDGHMIRGSSSDSRYAVGSGFVVGTDSENSEDRSSKSSTAASEPKVRHEKSRGSRNSNSKNLVNSALKVQQGKGQIESSTKHGGGGRVIIEKENSISSLESDSRSNYKQGVSAVTSNGKHSGNPHIYDGGNDGEAHTNEHFSEGDEGGYGNENGEDEDLLPENSAANLSWDAPEEKSENNQSTSSEDPLIESIRSLQAVQEALEEELQKFREIDTEVVSPDDDTAKCSSASAGITAVDLELHKSGLSGHSSAEENKQGTSNPLEFQILNLTQHVNLLESKLEELQGVLAVKDSRIVELETVLSSGKFPKEESANTVGLSEEEHREVQYEVEVLFRQKIEAEVEYLAITKVMQNLKVGADLQLKLLEEQEKLSENQEHVLNKLVGAESRASVLKNKAEELEKYVGDSLIVEESFTLQKRVCKVSIYLFLQFFVLILFWFLASQSPNSGVVVPT encoded by the exons atGGATTTGGGAACTGAATCGGTGGAAGAGAATGAAGTGAATCACGGTGATGCAAATGAAAATGGAACAAATGGTGAAGGTTCTGTTTCTGGtgagaaattagggtttgaatTTGATGGGAATTTTGGTGTTAAACCGGATCAAGAGGGGATTTTTGGTGAATTGGGTAGTGAGGAAGCTGTGAATTCCAAAGGGGCACCGAGAAAAGGGGTTGGGTTGAAGAAATGGAAGAGAATTAAGAGGAATGTTGTTAGGGATCATAATTCGAGTGCCGATGATTCGAGTAAAGTGTTGAAGAGGGGTTTGTCTGGCTCTGGAAATGCCAATTTGAGTGAAAACATGCGCGGTGTTAAGGAAAAAAATGATGGATCTTCGAACGCGTTTGGTAATGTAGTGTTTTCTGATGGGCATATGATCCGGGGTTCTAGTTCGGATTCTAGATATGCAGTTGGATCTGGTTTTGTTGTTGGGACTGATTCTGAGAATAGTGAGGATCGGAGTAGCAAGTCTTCCACGGCAGCTAGTGAGCCGAAGGTTAGACACGAGAAAAGCCGTGGTAGTAGGAATTCGAATTCAAAGAATTTGGTTAACTCAGCTCTAAAGGTTCAGCAAGGAAAGGGACAAATTGAGAGCTCTACGAAACATGGAGGTGGTGGAAGAGTTATAATTGAGAAGGAAAATTCTATTTCGAGTTTGGAATCAGATTCAAGATCCAACTATAAGCAAGGTGTTTCTGCGGTTACTAGTAATGGAAAACATAGTGGTAACCCCCACATTTATGATGGAGGAAACGATGGTGAAGCTCACACCAATGAACATTTTTCTGAGGGAGATGAAGGTGGTTATGGCAATGAAAATGGTGAAGATGAAGATCTTCTACCGGAGAATTCAGCGGCGAATCTGTCTTGGGATGCTCCTGAAGAAAAAAGTGAGAACAACCAATCTACGAGCTCTGAAGATCCTTTAATTGAGTCTATCAGGAGCCTTCAGGCTGTTCAGGAGGCACTTGAAGAAG AACTCCAGAAATTCAGGGAGATTGATACCGAAGTTGTCTCACCAGACGACGACACAGCTAAATGTAGCAGTGCATCTGCTGGTATCACTGCTGTTGATCTTGAACTTCATAAGTCGGGTTTATCCGGTCATTCTAGCGCAGAAGAAAATAAACAAGGCACTTCAAATCCCTTGGAGTTTCAGATATTGAACTTGACACAACATGTAAACCTTTTGGAAAGTAAGCTGGAGGAGTTACAAGGTGTGCTTGCCGTAAAGGATTCAAGGATTGTTGAACTTGAAACAGTCTTGAGTAGTGGTAAATTTCCTAAAGAAGAATCTGCTAACACCGTAGGTTTATCGGAGGAAGAACATAGAGAAGTACAGTACGAGGTAGAGGTGCTTTTTAGGCAGAAGATTGAAGCTGAGGTTGAATACCTAGCTATCACAAAGGTGATGCAGAACTTGAAAGTTGGGGCAGATTTACAACTTAAGTTATTGGAAGAACAAGAGAAACTGTCTGAAAATCAAGAGCATGTTCTCAACAAGCTCGTAGGTGCGGAGAGTAGGGCTTCAGTGCTGAAGAACAAAGCAGAAGAATTGGAAAAATATGTCGGTGATAGTTTAATAGTTGAGGAATCTTTTACGCTGCAGAAAAGAGTATGTAAGGTGTCAATTTATCTTTTCCTACAGTTCTTTGTGTTAATCCTGTTTTGGTTTCTTGCGTCACAATCCCCCAATTCTGGGGTTGTTGTACCCACATAA